The genomic region ACtgaattaaattatccatctttTAAAGggaatatatatttatatatatataattataattaaaatccttcaaagttattcaactttacttcaaaaattaatcataactcttaatgttttcatggtttatttttctattttattaactttcttatataatttgtaaatatatgcttgaaaatcattaaatttccctcacatatatagatatattagttaattttgctagttttataaatttaataactaTATATGGGTTTGACTTCACTcaaattttgctagttttattaAAGTAATTATGACGTTATTGCGGTTTGACTTCACTCAAATTTTAACAACCTTGAACTTCTCCCTTCATCGGTTTTTTGAACGGTCCGGATCTAAAAACCATGCTTCCTACTTATTTGATTGATATCCTTTTTGAAACcatactttcttttatattacTAAAACACGAACTTTCTTTTCTAAATGAaggtttttttaaatagtttatttaaaaaaactgaaaagaaaaaaaaagttgtaccaaattagacaaaaaattattaaattttttttctttttttattgtttgcttataataatattaatttttatttttattttttattgtttgctTATATGATCAACCTTCTATTCCCACGAAGaaaagttgaaagttgaaaccctTTTAACCTTTATAACTCAGGCAAATAACAATTGAGATTACCTAGAAAGAGCTGTTATTCACCTTTAGTGCCTTTAAAGTAGAGTAAAACATTCTATCATGGAAAGATtcctctaaaataaataaaaataaacttttccTTCAAGGGGTCCCTTATGTCGATAGTGGTCGTGGTTTACATTTTCAGTTGACTCATTTTCCGCACACTAGACTTTTATGCTATACcaaatatcatatatatatatatatatatatatatatatatatattaataggcaagttttaaattataatccaattttgtgtcatgtgttctaaactaattatttttagagagagttttacttcctaattttagaatcaaatgtgagatcacatcataaatattaattcaagtgagttattgagtacaaaatcaaagagtctagaatgaatgaatcattaaaaaaaagtgcttcacaataacaaaaattaagaagtaattaaaaaataaaatagacaatttacattttatacctaataatattcttacaaaacattttaaaaagtcaacagaatataagaatgactatcaatagtatttaaattatatatatataggaattatactATCTatctttttgtatatttttaagtatatccatgcatatgcatggggttacaagttagtatatataaaagtagagacctcGTGCGGGAGTGCATGAGGTCTTGCCATGTGACACTccaattttgcatttagccttTCTAACATCTTTTTATTAagtcttttttactattacctaataaatcatagtaacttctttttactattatataaaaatataggtTGTTCTTTGCAATTAGACCAAATGTTATTCTCTACAAAATCGGCTACCTTttaaaaacaaaccaaaccTTATGAAAACCCCAAGCCCAGTAATTACTTTACATATTATGACCCAGGTATTTGATCCTTTCTACGTGTAGATCAAAGCCAAAATCCTTACCCATTTACAAACTCTCTTTCGCCTCTCTCACGTGCAAatgatacttctagaaaattTCATGCTCATGAAAGCATGTCTATACAATTTATGCAGGAAAATTCTCTTTGTCATCGAccagtgcaaaaaaaaaatatatatatatatatatatatcttgaaaTTCCACGAGGTTGATAAATAATTGACAgatgcatattttaaaattaataataacagaAAAAGTATGataaatagcatatactatctcacaaaatgctatttacataatatttttttttaaaaaaattcaactataGGAATGGTCAAAAACATGATTCTATACAAGTAAGataaaaaatacatgcaaaacaattttcataggaggatttatctttaaagaatATGAAGACAATAGAAGGGATCAATTGCATTGAATGAGATTCTACCAAACAAGTTTATGaatcatttcaaattatactcatcatttacttgaaaaaataataGGACATCATAcaatttacatttaaaaaaaattcatattaactTCAAAGTTCATTGTGGGATGTGAAATGCTATGGTATTACAACAAGCAACGTTGATACAATGACGGGTTGGTATTCATTTCATGCGTACTTTATGAAAGGAAGGTCAAATCACAATTAGGATTATTTTGGTGTGCAAAATGTGAAATACATAAAAGAAATCCCTATCCCAAGATTAAAGgcactcacattaactacatactctccaaatatttaatacatattcATCTCactataaatattatatacacaattgcaaactactttAGATACATGATTCAagttgaagtttttgatgcGACTAACAAAATAacttttgtgatatttgatcaAGATGCTaagaaaatcctaaataaatttGCAAGAAATTTTGCTGACAAACAAACTGAGGtataacttatttaaattattgtaaaagttttgatcataatatatataaaatatattccttatatgaaaattgatattggAGAAGGAATCCCACatgatttgaagaaaattttaggaagaaaatacattttcctacttcatttgaatgaattcaatctaaaggatggttttgaaaattacacaTCGCTGGATCTAAGCGGGTTTTTGAAACTCCTCTCACTCACTACTCTTTAAAACTCAAACTCACCGCTTAAAACTTAGGCGTTGATAAACCACCATGCTGGTGACCGAAACACATCCATAACAATGGTGGCGACGAACATGAAATCGGAGACGATGGCTCTGATGGACAAGGAGCGCCTTGGAGGCTGAGATGAATGCCATCATCGATTGCCTCTCTCGGGCCTGGCGGCCCTGATCTTTCTGGCAATCTCATCGATTCCAAGgcctctttcttctttatctttcaatttttgattttttgaagttgTGAGTTGTAAGTGAGAATATATACtcagaggaagagagagaaagaggtgattctcgagagaggaaagaacaaagaaaaaaaaaagtaacagtGTTACAAACCATCTGGGAAAAAGGACCAAAATgatcaatttttaaatgttgtgaACTTTATTGGTATTAGTACAAACGGTTTGTGGAATTTACCCCAGTAGATATTTTGAGGTAGACTTGGAAGCTTAATTAGAGGTCCTTTTTCCAGCAATTGCTCAGTTTAAAGATTTTTCGTTGATGCTATATTGAAGAAATGTATTTCAACAACAAATCATTTTCCCATCACATGAatataatttcttattcaacaacactctttttcataattttattgtCACTTCATATCACACTTTAAGACAAAATTTTCGCTTCTCAATTGAATGAGAACTATAGAAAATCAATCCACACTTCCTACACTTAAGTGCGCTTACTTtagattcttaaaataaattcaatctcAAGAACCATGTGTAGAATCTAAGTTAAGGCACCTAGGGCCCGTTTATGTTCCCATctcaaactcatatttttacattttaaacaatattacacacattttcgCATACTTTTTCACCGACACGTATTTCAAACAACTACAAAAATTCTATCTTAAACTACTCTACTAAACACCCCCTAAGAAACTCTACCTAAGTTTTAGCCATCGAATAATTCCTACACATAGATCACATAATAGTGCAAGAGTTCTGGTTGTAATCCGTGACATTATATGCATAATATGGCACACTAGGTTGATAATAATATGGCACACCAAATTGATAAGTTGGCCAAATCATTGATTGTATTTCAGATTCACTGGGATTGGTCTCTTGCTTCGGTTTTTCCCCCTCAGTACTGACTGGAGAGACACTAGTTAACTCAGCAAATCCAACTTTCTTCCTCAGCAAAGATGTCAAGTTGACTGAATCAATGTCAtccccaacaacaacaatctgACTACTGTCATCACCTTGTAGAGAGACTGATTCCACACCTTaagaacccaaaagaaaaacaatatgaTCATTAGTTTTAAATTCCTAATCTATTTTAACAATGATCagaataaaagacaaaaaaaaaaaaaaaagagaaattgagTACCTTGTAGACCAACTGCAATCTGCATGGCCTTGGACCGAGCATTTTTTTTGCCATCATTTAAGGTGACTCTGATCACTACCTTTCGCTGCAATAAAGTTTAGAAGTGTCAATTAATGACATAAAATGCTTGGAAGTACATAAGGAagagaaattttaaataattgttCAGCATGGTATTCATCATTACCTTCATTTTCTTGGTCAGAGAGTTCAAATTCTTATCAGGGAGCTGCAGGGTGTTTTGTTTAGCTAGCTAATTCTGGGTGTTGTTGCTTaatgtcacaaaaaaaaaaagaaaaaaaaaaaagaaaaaggaatgaaTATATGCCAGAGAGTTCAAAATCTTATCTGTGAGCAAACTGTGTTTAGCTAGCTAATTATTCTGGGTGTCGTAGCTTAATATATAGAGGTGTAAAGTTTAAGTTCACAGTTACACACGAAACAACCTTTTGTTTGTCCTGTCCAGAAAGTTTGGTCTACTACTTTTTTCGGTCTACTAGATGCGGCTTGCACGCGGTTTCTTTATGAAAGCCAATGAATTGTATGGTTTGCTTGACTTATAGTTAACGAGGTCAAATCCAAATATAAGGACCGTCACAATTTGTGTGGACTGTGAAGTTTGAACTGGATCCATTTCACTTCAAATGCTAAGATGATAAGTTGTCACATCACATGATAATCCATttacttctcttttctttttctttttttcttttttttttaattttcatttgtttgtcaTTTTAGAGGAATAATAACGTAGTTTTATacatttcaataattttctcatatttttctcatcaatatatatatatatatatattaataggcaaatttcaaattacattctaattttgcgtcatgtgtcctcAAGTAATTATTTTAAGAGAGTTGTGTTTcctaattttagaataaaatgtgggaccacatcataaatattagttcaagtgagttattgagtacaaaaactaaagagacTAGAATAAACGaatcgttaaaaaaaaaaaaaaagtgcttcacaacaacaaaaattaagaagtaattaaaaaataaaatggacaatttaaattttatacctaataatattcttacaagactttttaaaaatttaacaaaatataagaatgaccacaaataatatttaaattatatatataggaattatactATTCatctttttgtatatttttaagtgtatccatgcacGTGCATAAGGTTAtaagctagtatatataaaagcagaggcCTCATACGTGAGTGCATGAGGTCTTGCTATGTAacactctaattttgcatttagcatttttaacatctttttattaaatcatttttaCTGTTATCTAATAGATTATAGTAACTTCATTTTActgttatataaaaatatggGCTGCTCTTAGTAATTAGACCAAATATTATTCTCTACAAAATGGGCTACCTTTTAAAcataaaccaaaccaaaccttaTGAAATGCCAAAGCCCAGTTATTACTTTACATATTATGACCTAAGTATCTGATCCT from Castanea sativa cultivar Marrone di Chiusa Pesio chromosome 11, ASM4071231v1 harbors:
- the LOC142617774 gene encoding heavy metal-associated isoprenylated plant protein 46-like, with amino-acid sequence MKRKVVIRVTLNDGKKNARSKAMQIAVGLQGVESVSLQGDDSSQIVVVGDDIDSVNLTSLLRKKVGFAELTSVSPVSTEGEKPKQETNPSESEIQSMIWPTYQFGVPYYYQPSVPYYAYNVTDYNQNSCTIM